From one Pseudomonas fluorescens genomic stretch:
- a CDS encoding DUF599 domain-containing protein, whose product MSFIQSNLIHLLAACWFVVCWGGYTRYATWKGRDTACLASVMHLYREDWMRRMLLRDNRIADASVIGNLERNASFFASSTLIILAGILTVLGASDRAVSLLADLPLVQQASQGMSEIKLLCLAMVFVYAFFTFSWCMRQYNFAAVLVGSAPMIGERHVSELERKAFAHRAAKVISLAANQFNFGLRSYYFGMAMLCWFISPWLFMLMSTGVVLVLYRREFHSDVLDVMVYTPTEAPASEPAKENLA is encoded by the coding sequence ATGAGCTTCATTCAAAGCAATCTGATCCACCTGCTGGCCGCCTGCTGGTTTGTCGTCTGCTGGGGCGGTTATACCCGTTACGCCACCTGGAAGGGCCGCGATACCGCGTGCCTGGCCAGCGTGATGCACCTGTACCGCGAAGACTGGATGCGCCGCATGCTGCTGCGCGACAACCGCATCGCCGATGCCAGCGTGATCGGCAACCTGGAGCGCAACGCCTCGTTCTTTGCCTCCAGCACCCTGATCATCCTTGCCGGCATTCTCACCGTGCTCGGCGCTTCGGACCGTGCGGTGTCGTTGCTGGCGGACCTGCCGTTGGTGCAGCAGGCATCCCAGGGCATGTCGGAAATCAAGTTGCTGTGCCTGGCGATGGTGTTTGTGTATGCCTTCTTCACCTTCAGCTGGTGCATGCGTCAATACAACTTCGCGGCGGTGTTGGTGGGCTCGGCGCCGATGATCGGCGAGCGCCACGTCAGTGAACTTGAGCGCAAGGCATTTGCCCATAGAGCGGCCAAGGTTATTTCCCTGGCGGCCAACCAGTTCAACTTTGGCCTGCGTTCCTATTACTTTGGCATGGCCATGCTCTGCTGGTTTATCAGCCCCTGGTTGTTCATGTTGATGAGTACCGGGGTAGTGTTGGTGCTTTATCGCCGGGAATTCCACTCCGATGTGCTCGATGTGATGGTCTATACCCCGACCGAAGCGCCAGCGTCGGAGCCGGCCAAAGAGAACCTCGCCTGA